TTCGTTCGCAGTAGGGGATTTTTTCTTTGTAGCGGTCTTCAGAGTAATCGGGATTCTGTCGGTTGCAGAGCGAGCCTTCAGCCCATTCGGGATTTGGGGTTAAAGGATACGCAAACCCCTGAAAAGAAAAACCAATGGATAAAACTATCCCTAATAAGAATATTTTCATTCCTACCCCTCCCACATCACGGATTGTATGAGAGGCTTATTTTCTTTCCTACGATTTCATAATTTTTAGGCCCAAAGTCTAGTATTACTCATTCTTAGGACAGCCGAAGAGATCTTCTATGAAGATTTTATTTTGGTCGATCACAATTCTACTCACATCCGCAGCTTGCTCTCCTAGTTTTAAAACTTTAGGTAAAAAAACCAATGAACTCGTAGACAACATTGGTTGTAAAACAGCCAAGAGCAGAATGTTTGATGTTCTTTTGGCAGGGTATGACGAAACGGAAAAAATCATCAGAGCAGAAGAACTTGAACCTCTCATCGAAAAAAGAATTCGAGAGACTTGGAAAAATCTATCTGCGGCACAAGCAAAAAATCTAAAAGAAAATATTTTAAATTTTTACAAAGAAATCAATTTCACCCTCAACAATGAAACCCGCCCTAAAATTTTAAAAGAAAGTTTAGCGGCCTTCGAAGTGGGCGTAAAAGATGGCGTTGAGTACGGTGCCTATACCGAAAAAATATCTCAAAAAGTAAATTCACTTTTGGCCTTCAGCCAAGAGCTGAATCTAGATTGTGAAGAACCAGAGCCGGAGCAACCTATCGAAGAGCCAATTGAGCAACCGATAACATCACCGGTGAGCCACGGAAGTCATTTTGCTTTGGCCGTGGCCTATCAAAGTTGTGATGCCCTAGAAAGAAAGCCCATGGGAGATAACGATGCCAGTGTTAAAGGAATTAAAATCACGGGAACACATTCCTCAGGCAGTGGTAAGAAAAGAGAGATCGCCAGTCTTTCTGAAGTTCAATCTTCTCATTATTACATTAAGAATGTGCAATATGAAAAAAATTGTGTGACCGTGGCCAATTCCCCGTTGATTTATGATTACGGAGGAAAGCCTTACACCAAATCTGCTGAACCTAAGGTACTCGATTTTTTTAAGGATGGAGGTACTGGTACAAATGTTTTAGGAATTGATTGTTCGGGATTTGTATTTTCCTCACTTGCAAGTGGTGGCGCAAGAATTTCTGCAAAAACAGACATGAAGGCTTCCCTAGTTCACGGGATTCCGGCGAAAGCATATATGAATCCTTCAGGAAACGGAATGGATTGCATTGAGCCTGCGAAATTTGGTTATAGTCATGGAACTTTAAAGGACGGAGACATCGTTGCGATCTCTGGTCACATTGTGATTATTGATCAAGTAGGAGAAGATCCTTTTGGATTTAAAAAATTAACTAAGGTAAGTGAATGTAATTCTCTAACGTACAAAGATTTTGATTTTGTCATTGCCCAATCGAGTCCTACCAAAGGCGGCATTGGCATCAGTAGAAATACTCCGCAGAGTTATCTGAAAGAAAGTTCAACTATCAGAAATGGATTAGAGTACTACGCTAAACAGAATTGTCTGGCTCATTTTAACAAAACAAATCCAACTATCAGTTATAGCTCGGTCAAAATAGTTAGACATAAAAATACTCAAGAGTGTAGAACGCCTGCCCTAACTTTAAGAAGTCAAGAGTGTGTTCAATCATGTTTTGTAAATTAGAAACCTATAATGTAATTTTTAGGATATCTCTATAGGGTATTATATTTACTTTTTAAAAACCATTTTGCTTTTTTGTCATCAATAAACCTACCCTCACTCTACGCTTGGTCAATAGGCCATTCAGAAAGCTTTGAGGGTAGTTATGTTGGGGAAAATATTTGTTTATTTGCTTTTAATATTGAGTGCTTTTCAATGGACAGAAATATCTCGGGCTGAGACTTTCATACCTAATTCTTTTTCTTGGTATATGATGAACAGGCTTTATCATAATAACTATTCGGATGAGGCTTCAGATTTTTATACTTCCTTGGCTTCGCCTAAAGGCAGTCCGATCCTGCTTTCACGCAAGGAAATTAGAAATGCTTTATTTGAACAGTATACAGCTGAAGGCATTTCCTCGATTGCGCTCAAATCGGAATGGAGAGTAGCTACAGATATCGAATCCGTTTATAATATGAAAAGCGCATACAATATTCATATGACAGCTAAACAAAGAAGCATATTGCCGCCAGTAGAGCGACTCTACAGCGATATACTGATGTTGCTTGAGCTCCACGCCAGGTTGATTAAAGCTAAAGATCTACATCGTCTGTTGGACAGAAAATCCATAGAAAACTTCAGCCAAGAAGTGGCTCTAGCCATAAGTGAAATGATCACAGCCTCAGAGGAGCACTACAAAAGATCAAAAATTCGTTGGCCCATTTTTAATTTGGGTAATGATTACCGAATCAATTTTCTAAAAAATGGCATTGGTATACAAGAGGCGGCGCAAGAATTGTTTGTAGGATCCTCTACACTTCGATTTGAAATAGAGAAGATCCTCTTTGTAAATGATGAATTGCTTGAGGAAAAGATAAAGGCCGCGGAAGAAACGAGACTTACAGTTTACAGAATTCTTGGCGTCCTCAGTAAAAAGAAGAGATCAAGCGCTCAATTAAGCGCTCTGTGTAAATCCTTATTCCGTTAATCGCAGTCTGAATTTCCTTTTTTAAGTTGAACTGGAGTTTTCTTAGTCTTCAAGATAAGTGCGATGGCGTCTTTTTGTGACATTTGATTATCTCTTACGGCCATGAAGACTTCCTCTTCTAAATATAGGCGAGTAGCTTTTATGTTTTTGTGTTCTGGCCATAGGTTTTTTGCAGTGTTATCACCACCAATTGAAAGTGGGATGATGTGATCAATCGTGTATTGGCCTCGACATTTTTCTGGAACTTTATAAAGGTCGTAGAGTTCTTGTTTTAATTCCCACTCCACGTTTCTTTTGCAGTATGGAATTTTTTGAGCATAGCGATCTGTTTGATAATCAGGATTTTGCTTATTGCAGAGAGAGCCTTGAGCCCATGCTGGATTTGGTACCAGCGGATAAGCTTGAGATTGAAGTGTGATTGTAAGTAAGAATAGCCCCAGCAGAATTGATTTCATTAGCCCCCCTTTGAAATCTGAATATTTAAATTGCCCCAATTTGACTTGGCACAGTCTAGTTATTTTAGTGAGTGTTTTTCAAGAAAATACTGTTAAAATTTATCAATAAATGTAAATCGCAAAAATAAAAGAGCTATGAGAATAACTAAAATATGAATATTACTGATCTTTTTATAAAATATCCAAACACAAAACCTTGCCAAGATCATCGAATTTTGGAGGCTGGAGATATATTTGTTGCCATCAAAGGAAGCACTTTTGATGCTCACGGGGTGCTCCATGAAGTTATAGCAAAGAATCCTGCGGTTATCGTG
Above is a genomic segment from Bdellovibrionota bacterium containing:
- a CDS encoding HNH endonuclease signature motif containing protein, with the protein product MKSILLGLFLLTITLQSQAYPLVPNPAWAQGSLCNKQNPDYQTDRYAQKIPYCKRNVEWELKQELYDLYKVPEKCRGQYTIDHIIPLSIGGDNTAKNLWPEHKNIKATRLYLEEEVFMAVRDNQMSQKDAIALILKTKKTPVQLKKGNSDCD